CCGGATTTATTCGGAATCAAGATACCATAACTCACCAGATTGATATTATTATTTATGATAATACTTACCCCCTATTATTTTCCGAAGGTGACTTTATTATTGCGGTTCCTGAGAATGTAATTGGGATTATTGAAGTTAAGTCTAATATTGTACCCAGTGATTTATGTGACATTATAAAAAAATCGAATCATAATGCCTCTATTATTTGTGGAAATTCAAACAAGATGTTGTTTAATGGAGTTTTTTCTTACAACAGTATTGAAGAATCTGCCCAATACATTCTAAAATTAAAGACAATTGAATATAAGCAGATATTAGAAAAGCAATTCACTAATCAGATTATCTCTAATAAATTATCTTCATGTGTGAACCATATTGTCTTAGGAACGAAGTATTTCATAAAATTATGGGCAAGTGGAGTAACCCATGAAAAAAAGCATGATGAATGGAAAGGAGCACCTCCGCACTATAGTTTTTATAATATGCAGGAAGGATTAGCTTTTTCTTATTTTCTTTCAAATTTGCAGGAAGTGATAATTAGAAAGTTAACAGGAAAATATGTTGAAGAATTGTCAGGAGCATTAAGTGCTTACTTTTATCCCATTCCAGAGGGGAAAGAGGCGCGTCTAGTTGAACGGATAGAGTTGAGGTGAGAATCTATCGCTTCTCTTTATGAATTTAAAATTGACTTGTATTTGTATACTTCATGAATCTATTCATCCCAATATATCCCAATATATTAAGGTAATATTGTTTTGTTAATTGCAAAAGTGAAACAGGAAAACAACCCTGACTTCTCTTTTTTTCCATAGGTTACAGCTATGGTTATTAACCCACGCATCCCCACTGCTGACGGGATGTTAGAGCGACTCAACTATCAATAAACAACCCTTCCCTATCTAACTGCAATCGACTAGATGTCATTTGTATGATTAATTCCTCCAATGCGGATAAGGTTGCGATTATACACACGACAGTTGTCCAAATGGTGTGGTGGGTGAAGGGAAGCCATAGGGGAGTTATGAATAAGAAGATACCGGTGAGTTTGTTACCGTATGTATGAATGCTTGCGTAGGTTTGGAATTTGTACAGGGCGACTACAATTGATGCTACACGAATGAGTCCGATCATGATGATCCATATGATGATTCCAAGGGTAAGTCTAGAAACGGATACAATGTATATAATGAGATGCCTACCAGTATCATGTCGGCAGCGGAATCCAGCTTTGCTCCAAGGCTGCTTGTCGTACCGGTCTTTCTGGCAATTGGCCCGTCTATGAGGTCGGTGAATCCGCAAAGGATATAGATTGTAAGAAAAGCCGAGCTAAGCGGCGTGAGGAATAACAGCATGAGTGCCAGAACGATTCTGCTAAGCGTTATACAGTTGGGTACAACCTTCAACTCAATCCCACCTTTGTTTACCTTAGTTTATTGTACCAGAGGTTGGGCACATGCTAGCCTACTTTGATGGAATGGTACGTAAATAAATCACAACAGACGCTGCTGCCAATAGTAAAACCTCAAAGGAAAATCCCTTGAGGTTTTTTGACGTTCTTTTCCGGCTAGCCGCTGCATTCTATTGGTTTATTACATTCCCATTTCACTCTAAAGCTCAATATTCCTAATTATTTTCGCCGGATTGCCGCCCACTACAGTATTGGCTGGAACGTTCTTGGTTACGACTGCGCCAGATGCGATTACGACGTTGTCCCCTATAGTTACACCTGGATTAATGACAGCTCGCCCACCAATCCACACGTTATTTCCTATTGTTACTGGCTTGCCATACTCTGGCCCGGCAATCCGCTCGAGAGGTTGAATGGGGTGAGTGGCCGTGTAAATATGCACACCAGGGGCAATGAAACAATTATCTCCTATATGAACTTCACAGACATCCAGAATAGTACAGTCGAAGTTAGCGTAGAAATTTTCTCCGACATGAATGTTATAACCGTAGTCACACCGAATGTTGGGCTCGATAAATAAATTTTCTCCTGTTGAACCAAATAGAGATTTTAAGAGACTTGTGCGATGCTCAATTTCATTTTCAGAAGTTTGATTATAGATTCGTGCTGTTCTTCTTGCAAATTCTCTTTCTTTGGTTAACTGTGGGTCAGAAGACAAATACAATTCCCCATCGAGCATTTTCTCTTTTTCGGTTTTGGCAGTCATAATAAACTTCCCTTCTTATTGGTAATCTAACTATCATCCCGACACGAGGTCGAGTACACTATGCTTGACAGTTGATGTCCTTTTTTATTATATTCCTATTATCAAAACAGTTCTTAAAAGTGTTTTAATAAGTGGGTTGTTACTATGATATACGAGGATGGGCCAGAGAGCAATATGAAGTAAATGGATATGGAGAGGAAGTATTAGAATGAGATTACCTATAAATGAAGAGATTACGTATGCATACCCGGGTATGGTGGCAGTCGTTACATCGCGATACAATGGGAAGCAAAACATTATGGCGTCTGGGTGGCACACATACATTGGATCATCACCGGGCATATATGGGATATCCCTTCGCAAGGAGACGTATTCCTATGAGCTGATAGAACAGAGCGGGGCATTTGGGGTGCATTTTATGCCTGCAAGATGCTCGGAAATGATTCAAGCCGTGGGAACATTTAGTGGACGAGACGTGGACAAGTTCGATAAGTTCAACATCAGTTATGATGATGGGCTCAAAGCAGATATTCCAGTGCTGACGGATGCCTATTTTTCCTATGAATGCAGAACAATGAACATTACAACGTACGGAGATCATGAATGGATCGCTGGTGAAATCGTGCAACGCTATAAGGACAATGATTTTTTCTTGGAAAATGGTTTGCCTGACTTCGCTAAATTAGAAATCCCACTATATTTGGGACGCTCTACCTATAGGACGTTAAATCAGTCTACCGAGGAAAAAATCCACCTTTTACATCTTAATAAATAGGCGCTGACTCATTTCGACATTAGCTATAGAAGAGGTGTATAGAATTAGTCAGATAACGAACAACTCCATTCGAGTTAAAAAAATTAACCAAGAGCTTATTAAGCAAGCCTTAAAGGATATGAAGCAGGGAACGAAATCTATGATAGCAGGCGCAACAGGGTTAAGCGTGGCTACCTGCGGAAATATTCTTAATGAATTCCTCACAACAGGTGAAGTTATTGAGACTGAATTGGAGCAGCCGAATGGAGGGAGACCAGCAAGACGTTTTGTCTACAATTCTAACTTTGCCTATATCGCTTGCATCTATGCTAGCTCTGAAGGCGGTCAACATTCTTTAACGTATACGGTTGCGAATTTACTAGGTGAAGTGGTGGATGATGGATTCCTTGCCGTTGAACTGGCAAACCTTACTGCGATTGAGCATCTAATCGAAATGCTGATTGCCAAGTACCCAGAGATTAATGCCGTTGGTATTGGAATTCCAGGACTTGTCCATCAAGGTGTTATTAACGTTTGTGATATTGATGAGTTAATTAATGTTCCGCTAGAAGCACGGTTGAAAGAGAAATATGAGCTTGAGGTTACAGTAGATAATGATATGAATTTGAGTGTTTATGGTTTCTATAAAAAGCAGAATTATGAAGAAGATAAAACGATTGCCGTGGTTACCTTCCCAAGGAATAACTTTCCTGGGTCGGGTATGATGATTGACGGGCACATTCATAAGGGAGCTACTCAATTTGCCGGGGAAGTTTCCTTCTTGCCCTTCGGTATTTCACGAAAGGAGCAAATTACTCAGCTACATCAGCAAGATACATTTGTGGCATTAGCAGCTAAGACGATTATGTCACTGATTGCTGTTATTAACCCTGAGACAATTGCTCTGACTGGAGAATTGGTGAAAGAAGAGCATATTGAGGGTATATGCAAGCTTTGCGTGGGCGTGATACCTGAAGAGCATATGCCACAAATTATCGTTTTAGATGATCCGCATCATTACTATATGAACGGATTAATTGCTGTCACCCTTGAAAGCTTGAGCTATAACCTGCAGCTTGTTGAGAAGAGGCGTTAAGACATTGGATACTCATTACCCCATAGGAAAAACCTCGTTTTTCTCGTACAGCTTCCGCACTTGCTCTGCCATATACTCTGGGGTATGTGGCATTTTATTGCGAATCCACCATTCCAAAATACCAACGAAAGCCGAGGCCATGAATTGGGCATTCAGTTCATTGTCTATTTCCGGTTGAAGGTCTTGCCTATCGAGCTTCTCTTTAAGGTTTACTGACACGAAGTGCTGTAGACGTTCCCGGAATACGGATGTTCTTTGATTGTTAAGCATGGCCGAGAAGAACAGATAGTTTGTTCCGAAATAATCGAATACCGGCTTCAGATCGCTGACCAGCGGTGTTATTTCCTGATTTAATTCATTTCTGCTGCAAAAAGTGATCAATCTCCTCAAATGCTCCTCAATGCATTTATCCAGCAGGTCGTATTTGTCGATGTAGTGCAGATAGATGGTCCCACGGTTAACGTTGGCTCGATCTGCGATGTCGTTGATCGTAATTTGCTCAAGCTCTTTTTCGGAAAAAAGCTCCAGAAACGCCTTGTTAATGGCTTCCTTTGTTCTAATAATTCTCCGATCAATCTTCGTTTCGATCTCCATTATTCGATTGCCCCCTCCAGTTATTGAACAATTCCATCACATCTGTTGTATATGAAACAAAAGCGCATGTATTAACGATTGAATAGAAATAGCTTCTCTATATAATATTAATCAACGGCCGTTAGATAATCAACACAAATTCAATAACGTACAATTGTTCAATAAACTTAAAGGGGCGATAATAAAATGGAAAACACTAAAAACAAGGTAGTCATCATAACGGGAGCATCTAGCGGAATAGGGGAAGCGACAGCCAAGCTATTGGCAGAAAAGGGAGCAAAGGTTGTTTTAGCAGCTAGAAGAGAAGAGAGACTGCAAGCGATCGTGAAAGAAATTGAACAAGAAGGCGGGCAAGCCGCTTATATCAAAGCCGACGTAGTCTCAGCCGAGGATATGCAGAAGCTAGCACAGTTTGCTTTGAAGCAGTATGGTCGCATTGATGTACTGGTGAACAACGCAGGAGTCATGCCGGTTTCGCGGCTGAATGAACAGAGGGTTGCGGAATGGGATCAGATGATTGATGTGAACATTAAAGGCGTGCTGAACGGCATCGCCGCGGTCCTGCCAACCATGAGAGAGCAGCAATCGGGACATATTATCAACATTTCCTCAGTTGCAGGTTATGAAGTTAATCCGACTTCGGCTGTTTATAGTGGGACCAAGTTTGCCGTAAGAGCGATTTCGGAAGGGCTTCGCAAGGAAGAATCCCCGTCTTCCCATATTCGATCCACCCTTATTGCGCCGGGAATGACGGAGTCTGAGCTGCTCAACACCGTGACTAGCCCCGAGGTTAAGGCAATGGCGAGTCATATTAGCGGTTTGGCTATTTCACCATACAGTATTGCCAGAGCCATCGCTTACGCCATCAATGAACCAGACGATACGGGGGTCAATGAGATTGTGATTAGACCTACTGCACAGCCATAATAATAGATGAACACGCGCTGTACACTTGTTGGACACATCTTAATTATATACTCTGAGTATAACTTACTTGGAGGTAACAACTATGACAAACACTAGCATGAAAAAAACCGCAATGATATTAAGTTTAACAGTAGCACTAGCTTCATTTTCCGGTCAAGCTTGGGCTGAGAAAGGTACAAATACTGCAACGCCTGCTTCCGTGGTGAAGTCAGATAGCAATAATCCTTATTATGTTGCTGGCATAGATAATCCAGTTGAATTTACGACTTATTTTGCTGAATTACAAAAAGCTGTTAAGGATAATAAACCAGAAGAAGTAGCGGATCTGATTTCCTATCCAATGAATTTAAACAAAGATAACAAACAATTTGTTATTACTAACAAGCAGGAATTTATTAAGAAATACGATCGTATCTTTACTTCTCATGTACGTGAAAAGCTGTTAGATCAGAAAGCTGAAAAGGTGTTTGTGAACTGGAAAGGAATTATGGTAGGAGAAGGAGATTTGTGGATCGGCAAAGTGAATGACAAACTTGGGGTAATTGCGGTTAATATCATTAATAATCCGTATGATGCCGCAGGTATTAGTAGTGCAGTGGAATTTGAGCACTTCTTAAGTAAACTCCAGAAAGAGGTTAGCAAAGGCAATAAATCTGAAGTGGCCAACAGCATAACGTACCCATTGAAAGTGAACAACAAGGGAAAAAGCTTAGAAATTAAATCTAAGAAAGATTTCATTGCAAAATACGATAAAATCATGACTGCAAATGTTAAGAAGAAGCTACTAGCTCAAAAAGCAGATAAAGTATTCGTCAATTGGAAAGGTGTAATGATTGGTGACGGAGTGCTATGGATAGGACAGACTAAAGAACACATCGGAGTATTTGCGTTAAATCAGTAATTGATGTTGCCAATAGTACAAATATTAATTGGTTTCAAATATAGCCTTCATTTACCTCGAAAAGCCTTAATACAAGGCATTTCGAGGTTTTTTATATTTTACAAGGTAATAATCGGTGGAGTTAGATGCTTATATCTTGATAAATAGTTAGAAAACAACCATAATATAAACAGACCGCGGTTTGTTTATGGAGGGAATATGAGTAAAACGAACAAGAACTTTGCGAATAGAAGACGAGAAATTGCAGCCATTGCAGAACAATTATTTCTGGAAAAAGGGTATGAGAATACGAATATAACGGACATTCTTGAGGCTACCGGGCTTTCTAAAGGCGGGTTTTATCATTATTTTGGGACGAAGGAAGAGATAATCTTAGAATGCATTCAGAATATTGCTGAGGAATTGTCGACGATAGCTGAGAAGATTCTAGGAGAGCAGCAGCTGGATGCTATAGATAAATGCTTAACTTTTATGAAAATCAGAGATGATAGGCTTCAGGACAAGCAGGAAATCGTTGGCATCATGTGGATGGTAAGCAAGCATGACTTATATCAGAGTAAAATGATTGAACTTCTCATTGAGGCCTTTGCCAAGCCTTACGCCCAATTAATTGAGCAAGGCAACAGGGAAGGTTTGTTCGCGGCGGAGTGTCCACTAGAAACTGCAACCCTAATCATGAGGCTAATTATTACCTCAGCGTTGAAGGGGCCG
This portion of the Cohnella abietis genome encodes:
- a CDS encoding sugar O-acetyltransferase, which produces MTAKTEKEKMLDGELYLSSDPQLTKEREFARRTARIYNQTSENEIEHRTSLLKSLFGSTGENLFIEPNIRCDYGYNIHVGENFYANFDCTILDVCEVHIGDNCFIAPGVHIYTATHPIQPLERIAGPEYGKPVTIGNNVWIGGRAVINPGVTIGDNVVIASGAVVTKNVPANTVVGGNPAKIIRNIEL
- a CDS encoding TetR/AcrR family transcriptional regulator, which codes for MSKTNKNFANRRREIAAIAEQLFLEKGYENTNITDILEATGLSKGGFYHYFGTKEEIILECIQNIAEELSTIAEKILGEQQLDAIDKCLTFMKIRDDRLQDKQEIVGIMWMVSKHDLYQSKMIELLIEAFAKPYAQLIEQGNREGLFAAECPLETATLIMRLIITSALKGPNNNSDKEKNEEKALNHLIIRTLGITQLDRVRQGGLHV
- a CDS encoding flavin reductase family protein, producing the protein MRLPINEEITYAYPGMVAVVTSRYNGKQNIMASGWHTYIGSSPGIYGISLRKETYSYELIEQSGAFGVHFMPARCSEMIQAVGTFSGRDVDKFDKFNISYDDGLKADIPVLTDAYFSYECRTMNITTYGDHEWIAGEIVQRYKDNDFFLENGLPDFAKLEIPLYLGRSTYRTLNQSTEEKIHLLHLNK
- a CDS encoding DUF6602 domain-containing protein yields the protein MNSNIKLGGDRVPNYLEYQKSIASEFKAYEKRVRHLIDDAHWVEEGRYKEIILMNYLKRILPKHISVGTGFIRNQDTITHQIDIIIYDNTYPLLFSEGDFIIAVPENVIGIIEVKSNIVPSDLCDIIKKSNHNASIICGNSNKMLFNGVFSYNSIEESAQYILKLKTIEYKQILEKQFTNQIISNKLSSCVNHIVLGTKYFIKLWASGVTHEKKHDEWKGAPPHYSFYNMQEGLAFSYFLSNLQEVIIRKLTGKYVEELSGALSAYFYPIPEGKEARLVERIELR
- a CDS encoding SDR family oxidoreductase is translated as MENTKNKVVIITGASSGIGEATAKLLAEKGAKVVLAARREERLQAIVKEIEQEGGQAAYIKADVVSAEDMQKLAQFALKQYGRIDVLVNNAGVMPVSRLNEQRVAEWDQMIDVNIKGVLNGIAAVLPTMREQQSGHIINISSVAGYEVNPTSAVYSGTKFAVRAISEGLRKEESPSSHIRSTLIAPGMTESELLNTVTSPEVKAMASHISGLAISPYSIARAIAYAINEPDDTGVNEIVIRPTAQP
- a CDS encoding TetR/AcrR family transcriptional regulator; the encoded protein is MEIETKIDRRIIRTKEAINKAFLELFSEKELEQITINDIADRANVNRGTIYLHYIDKYDLLDKCIEEHLRRLITFCSRNELNQEITPLVSDLKPVFDYFGTNYLFFSAMLNNQRTSVFRERLQHFVSVNLKEKLDRQDLQPEIDNELNAQFMASAFVGILEWWIRNKMPHTPEYMAEQVRKLYEKNEVFPMG
- a CDS encoding CDP-alcohol phosphatidyltransferase family protein, whose translation is MKVVPNCITLSRIVLALMLLFLTPLSSAFLTIYILCGFTDLIDGPIARKTGTTSSLGAKLDSAADMILVGISLYTLYPFLDLPLESSYGSS
- a CDS encoding ROK family protein: MYRISQITNNSIRVKKINQELIKQALKDMKQGTKSMIAGATGLSVATCGNILNEFLTTGEVIETELEQPNGGRPARRFVYNSNFAYIACIYASSEGGQHSLTYTVANLLGEVVDDGFLAVELANLTAIEHLIEMLIAKYPEINAVGIGIPGLVHQGVINVCDIDELINVPLEARLKEKYELEVTVDNDMNLSVYGFYKKQNYEEDKTIAVVTFPRNNFPGSGMMIDGHIHKGATQFAGEVSFLPFGISRKEQITQLHQQDTFVALAAKTIMSLIAVINPETIALTGELVKEEHIEGICKLCVGVIPEEHMPQIIVLDDPHHYYMNGLIAVTLESLSYNLQLVEKRR